Genomic segment of Paenibacillus sp. FSL R5-0912:
TTATATAATTTGGCAACAAATTTCGGAATAACTATTTTTATATCCAGCCATCTGTTAGAGGAGCTCTCGAAAGTGTCCACACGCATTGGGATTATTCACGGAGGCCAGCTTGTTAAAGAAGTCGCAATGGATAAGCTGGAGCAATCCTTACAGAAAAGCCTGGTCGTGAACGGACTGAACAAACCTGCCTTAAAGAAGGTGCTGGAAGAGCATGGCTATGCCTTTGAGGATACCCCGGACGGCTCTATTAAACTAACCAACGAACATGCGGCAGATCATCCTGAACGGCTGGCCGAACTGCTGGTTCAGCGCAATCAGCCGCCAACATCGCTCCGGGTGATTACGGAGGATTTGGAAGGTTATTTTCTCCGCACCATTGGTATGACCAGGGGGTTTAAATAATGAATATTTTATCTGTTTTACATTGTGAGATTCGCAAGATTATCCGCTCTAATGTGTTCTGGATCATGTTTCTTGTGTTAGGCTTCGGGCCCATCATGATGGGCGTCGGAAATGTATTATCCAGTGACGCCGGCGGTGTCAACTGGGAGCAGTATTTAACCGGATTGCTGGATACACTTGCCCCGCTGGGACTTATCGGATATACCTTTGTTGCGGCATGGGTATTCGGACGGGAGTTTGCGGATAGAACCATTAAAGATTTGCTGGCAAAGCCCGTGTCCAGAGCGAAAATTGTATTGTCCAAATTCCTTGTCATTTTAGCATGGTGCCTGTTACTTTCCGTCTATATGTTTGCCGTAGGTTTTGCCGTAGGGGCGATTATGGGAGTTGAGGGCGGGTCCGCTTCCTTCATTTCGAGCTTGTTCTTTAAGTTCCTAATCACCTCTCTATTGTTCATTTTTGTGACCGCACCAACCATTCTTTTGGCTAACGTGACCAAGGGCTATCTGGCACCCCTGGGGCTCATCCTGATCATCGTCATTCTTTCCAATGTGCTCTCCTCTTTTGGATTTGCACCCTATTTCCCATGGACCATCCCGTCGGTATTTCAAAGCACCGGTTCTTTACAGCTCAGCAGTATATTGATACTTGCGTATACAGGAATAGTCGGAATAGCCGGAACATTTGCCTGGTGGAGATATGCGGAGCAGCCATAAACAATCCAGTGCAGCAAGCAAAGCAAAAAGAAGCTGTCCCCAAAGCCATAAAATGGCGTCAGGGACGTCTTCTTTTTTTGCGTAAGATCAACGTATGCACATGAATGGACGCTCCGCGAACGGGCTGTTGTTCCAATTCAGCCGCGTGCCGCCATATACTCGTCCTTCAGGATAGAGTATTGGTAAGAGTCCAGCCACTTCCCCTTATGGCGCATATGTTCTCTCAGATGCCCTTCGTATACCATTCCTATTCGTTGCATGACTCTGGCAGAGCCGGTATTCTCCGGGCGGCAGGTCGCGTAGATCCGGTGAAGATTAAGGTCATTGAAGCCCCATTCCAGCAGCACGGCGGCAGCCTCACTTGCAATACCCTGACCCCAATAGGAGCGGTTATAGCAGTAGCCGATCTCCCCCTGGCCTTCTCCGCTGATATGTATCCCGCAGCCGCCTATCAGTACATTCCCCTGCTTCAGAACGACTGCGTACTCGAACCCCTGGCGCGGCTCCTGCTGTTGCATATCCAAGGTCAGCCGGATATAGCTCCGGGTATCCTCCAGGGAATTGGGTCCCCAGATCATATACTTGGCCACTGCCGGATCGGAGGCATATTCATGTACCCGCTGGACATCCTCAGACCTGAATTCCCGGATCAGCAGCCGGTTTGTTTCAAATTGCATGCTTGGTCACATCCTTATGCTTACTGTTGTAATCCGGGGTGGCTTCATGGCTTAGCAAGTTCAATTCTTGCATATTGCTCTGCGAAATCTTCCCCTTGGTTCAACGCTTGGATTAACTTGAGGAGCCCCTCTTCTCCTGCACTAGAGAACCACCGCGTAACTTCATAACAAGCCAAATTGTAATTCTTCCATGCTTCCGGAGTTCCATAACTGAAGGCATCATACGAGTCTAAAAGGCCGTAATCCACAGGCTTCTTCCCTTTATCGGTTACCTGTTCCCATAGTGCTGTGCTATTAGACAATCTCCCGTCTACCATCGAAGCCAGACCTTCATCAAACCATACGGGCACTACCTTGCGGTTGCGCAGTCTTTCCCTCAATTCAGCGTGGGTGAATTCATGCGAAATCACATTTTCATTAAACCCGTCCGGGCCGATCACAATATAGTTATTCCAGGGCAGGTAATAGGTTTGTCCGGTCGGATTCTCAGTGTATTTTCCCAGACTCCTGGAAGTTAACGCCACAATTAAATTCGGAGTTGAAGTTCGCTCACCCAAAATAGCCGCGACCTTCTCTTGTGCAAGCGCAACGTAATATAGCAGCTGATCCTGCAGATCCTTTGACATATCCGGCTCTATATAAACATCCGGTGCCACTTCAACCATGTTAGAGTAATTGACCAAGGCCGCATGCATCGGCTTGGCATAGACTCCCCAAGAGATCATCAGCAGTGCTATGAACAATATACTCGACGCAGCTATTACCTTCATTTTTCGGGTCAATTTCAGCATTTAGTTAAACAGTCCTCTGCCAATAAAGTTAGCCGTAACCGGCGGCTTCCCGATCTCCCGTGACCATACAGACAATTGACCGGCGTGATGGATCTCGTGGGCAATCAGATGCCGCATAACTTCGCCGTATCTGTGGAGTTCGCGTTCCCCTTCATCCGTGATATCAATCATGATCCGGTCTTCCATGCTGTCATTCCAGCCGTACACGAATGGAGCCAGCTCCTCATGACACCGCGCGGATAAATCCTTGACCTGCTGCAAGCTGGCTACTTCCTCGAATGAAGGAATCTCAATCTCTTTTTCTTGTATTCCGCCACAGATCCAGCCATACTCCACTGCCACGATGTGATATAACGTGGGGAGGATATAGCCTATACCGCCGGTGCGTAATTTCATCAGCTCTCCCCCGTCAACCGTACCGCACCAGTCGAACCAGTCTTTGCGCACTTGCCAATTATACTGAAATAGCTTCAACATGCCGTTGCCTCCAATACTCGTAAATTTCATTACGCCTACTATTCATGATTCGCGATATCTCCCCCCACTCCTGCCGGTGATTAACGTCAACCAAGTGTCCATGTGACGAAGCCGCCATGCTGATGTACCAGATTCTTATGCGAAAATAAAAGGAGAACCCCAAAACCCTAGTGGTTTTTGGGGTTCTCTATATGGTATCTAGAGACTGCAGAGCTTTCGGTTCACATATTCAGCTAAGTCATCCACCAAATCAAGTTGGGCTTTCATCCAATACTCCCCTTATCCTTGCTTCAGTTTACCGCTCCATGCGTTTAGTCCGCCTTGCAGGTGGACTAGTCCTGAATAACCGTTTTTCTGCAGAATT
This window contains:
- a CDS encoding ABC transporter permease encodes the protein MNILSVLHCEIRKIIRSNVFWIMFLVLGFGPIMMGVGNVLSSDAGGVNWEQYLTGLLDTLAPLGLIGYTFVAAWVFGREFADRTIKDLLAKPVSRAKIVLSKFLVILAWCLLLSVYMFAVGFAVGAIMGVEGGSASFISSLFFKFLITSLLFIFVTAPTILLANVTKGYLAPLGLILIIVILSNVLSSFGFAPYFPWTIPSVFQSTGSLQLSSILILAYTGIVGIAGTFAWWRYAEQP
- a CDS encoding GNAT family N-acetyltransferase: MQFETNRLLIREFRSEDVQRVHEYASDPAVAKYMIWGPNSLEDTRSYIRLTLDMQQQEPRQGFEYAVVLKQGNVLIGGCGIHISGEGQGEIGYCYNRSYWGQGIASEAAAVLLEWGFNDLNLHRIYATCRPENTGSARVMQRIGMVYEGHLREHMRHKGKWLDSYQYSILKDEYMAARG
- a CDS encoding DinB family protein — its product is MLKLFQYNWQVRKDWFDWCGTVDGGELMKLRTGGIGYILPTLYHIVAVEYGWICGGIQEKEIEIPSFEEVASLQQVKDLSARCHEELAPFVYGWNDSMEDRIMIDITDEGERELHRYGEVMRHLIAHEIHHAGQLSVWSREIGKPPVTANFIGRGLFN